A window from Pseudooceanicola algae encodes these proteins:
- a CDS encoding efflux RND transporter permease subunit, with protein MARFFIDRPIFAWVISILIMGVGLLSILTLPVAQYPQIAPPTIAVRAVYPGASAQTVANTVTQVIEQQMTGLDGLRYMSSNSSAAGAASITLTFETGTDADIAQVQVQNKLSQATPLLPESVQRQGIQVEKSSAGFLMVISLISRDGTQDGTDLSDYLQTNIVDEMSRITGVGSVQVFGSPYAMRIWLDPSRLSSYEITPADVVAAVQAQNAQISAGSFGSRPTAEGQMLNATITAQSLLQTPEDFRQIVLRAETGGGLVLLNDVADVEIGAQSYDFSSRYNGQPATGMAISLSPGANALSTSEAVRHRMDEFAEFFPAGVEYVIPYDTTPFVEISIESVMHTLVEAIVLVFLVMFLFLQNFRATLIPTLAVPVVLMGTFGVMAALGFTINTLTMLAMVLAIGLLVDDAIVVVENVERVMAEEGLSPLEATRKSMGQITGALIGIAMVLSAVFVPMAFFPGSTGVIYQQFSVTIVSAMALSVVVALTLTPALCATMLKNTGHAAKRGPFGLFNRGFDGLTGGYAGAVRFIVRRPVRLAVIYLMLVAAMVSIFMRTPTGFLPDEDQGIMFVMIQTPTGATTERTEAVLEQVEQYFLTAEAENVQAIFGVVGFGFAGQGQNMALAFVRLKDWSERTDPSQSVQAINGRAFGALMQIRDAMVFPVVPPAVTELGNVSGFDSYLTARGGQSHDELLQARNQLLGMAAQSPLIASARPNGLEDAAQYNLDIDWRKAGAMGVTATDVSSLMSTAWAGSYVNDFVDGGRIKRVYVQGNRTSRATPKDTDLWRVRNASGGLVPLSNFSTGDWEMGAQGIYRYNGVPAMQIQGSPAPGVSSGEALAEMERLADQLPPGFALEWTGLSLEERDSGNQAALLYGLSLAAIFLSLAALYESWTIPFAVMLAMPIGVLGALVGAWLGGFENGVFFQVGLLTVIGLTGKNAILIVEFARERLQDGEDLLTATIEAARLRFRPIIMTSMAFSLGVLPLVLSTGAGAGGRNAIGAGVLAGTISATVLGVLFVPLFFVIVMRLFGSRKVRQEARAAARAG; from the coding sequence ATGGCCCGTTTCTTCATTGACCGCCCGATCTTTGCCTGGGTGATCTCGATCCTCATCATGGGTGTCGGACTGCTGTCCATCCTCACCCTGCCGGTGGCGCAATATCCCCAGATCGCGCCCCCCACCATCGCCGTGCGCGCCGTCTATCCCGGTGCCTCGGCCCAGACCGTGGCCAATACCGTCACTCAGGTCATCGAACAGCAGATGACGGGGCTCGACGGGCTGCGCTACATGTCGTCCAATTCCAGCGCCGCCGGTGCGGCCTCTATCACCCTGACCTTCGAGACCGGGACCGACGCCGACATCGCCCAGGTGCAGGTGCAGAACAAGCTGAGCCAGGCCACCCCGCTGCTGCCCGAAAGCGTGCAGAGGCAGGGTATCCAGGTCGAGAAATCCTCGGCTGGCTTCCTGATGGTGATCTCGCTGATTTCCCGGGACGGCACGCAGGATGGCACCGACCTGAGCGATTACCTGCAGACCAATATCGTCGATGAGATGAGCCGCATCACGGGCGTCGGCTCGGTCCAGGTCTTCGGCTCGCCTTATGCGATGCGAATCTGGCTCGATCCGTCGCGGCTGTCCTCCTACGAGATCACGCCGGCGGATGTGGTGGCGGCGGTACAGGCGCAGAACGCCCAGATCTCGGCCGGGTCCTTCGGCAGCCGGCCGACGGCAGAGGGGCAGATGCTGAACGCGACGATCACGGCGCAATCGCTGCTGCAAACGCCCGAGGACTTCCGCCAGATCGTGCTGCGCGCGGAAACCGGCGGGGGGCTGGTGCTGCTGAATGACGTGGCGGATGTGGAAATCGGCGCGCAAAGCTACGATTTCAGCTCTCGCTACAACGGCCAGCCGGCAACCGGCATGGCGATCAGCCTGTCGCCGGGGGCCAATGCGCTGTCCACATCCGAAGCGGTCCGGCACCGGATGGACGAATTCGCCGAATTCTTCCCCGCCGGTGTCGAATACGTCATTCCCTACGACACCACGCCCTTTGTCGAGATCTCGATCGAATCCGTGATGCACACGCTGGTCGAGGCCATCGTGCTGGTCTTCCTGGTGATGTTCCTGTTCCTGCAGAACTTCCGTGCGACGCTGATTCCGACCCTGGCCGTGCCGGTGGTGCTGATGGGGACCTTCGGGGTCATGGCGGCACTTGGGTTCACCATCAACACACTGACCATGCTGGCCATGGTGCTGGCCATCGGTCTGCTGGTCGATGATGCCATCGTGGTGGTCGAGAATGTCGAGCGGGTGATGGCCGAAGAAGGGCTGTCGCCGCTGGAAGCCACCCGCAAATCCATGGGCCAGATCACAGGCGCCCTGATCGGCATCGCCATGGTGCTGTCGGCGGTCTTCGTGCCGATGGCCTTCTTCCCCGGCTCGACGGGGGTGATCTATCAGCAGTTCTCGGTCACGATCGTCTCGGCCATGGCGCTGTCGGTCGTGGTGGCGCTGACCCTGACGCCAGCGCTCTGCGCGACCATGCTGAAGAACACTGGCCATGCGGCGAAACGCGGCCCCTTCGGGCTGTTCAACCGGGGCTTTGACGGGCTGACCGGCGGCTATGCCGGTGCCGTGCGCTTCATCGTGCGCCGGCCCGTGCGTCTGGCGGTGATCTATTTGATGCTGGTCGCGGCCATGGTGTCGATCTTCATGCGCACACCCACCGGCTTCCTGCCCGACGAGGATCAGGGGATCATGTTCGTGATGATCCAGACCCCGACCGGGGCCACCACCGAACGCACCGAGGCCGTGCTGGAACAGGTCGAGCAATACTTCCTGACGGCCGAGGCCGAAAACGTGCAGGCGATCTTCGGCGTGGTCGGCTTCGGCTTTGCCGGTCAGGGGCAGAACATGGCCCTCGCCTTCGTGCGGCTCAAGGATTGGTCCGAACGCACCGATCCGTCGCAAAGCGTGCAGGCGATCAATGGCCGGGCCTTTGGCGCGCTGATGCAGATCCGCGACGCCATGGTCTTTCCGGTGGTGCCCCCGGCGGTGACGGAACTGGGTAATGTCTCGGGCTTTGACAGCTATCTGACGGCCCGTGGCGGCCAAAGCCATGACGAGCTGTTGCAGGCGCGCAACCAGCTTTTGGGGATGGCGGCGCAAAGCCCGCTGATCGCCTCGGCCCGGCCCAACGGGCTGGAGGATGCGGCGCAATACAACCTCGACATCGACTGGCGCAAGGCGGGGGCGATGGGGGTGACCGCAACGGATGTCAGCAGCCTGATGTCCACCGCCTGGGCCGGCAGCTATGTCAATGATTTCGTCGATGGCGGCCGGATCAAGCGGGTCTATGTGCAGGGCAACCGGACCTCGCGCGCGACGCCCAAGGACACCGACCTGTGGCGGGTGCGCAATGCCTCGGGCGGGCTGGTGCCGCTGTCCAATTTCTCGACCGGGGATTGGGAAATGGGCGCGCAGGGCATTTATCGCTACAACGGCGTCCCGGCGATGCAGATCCAGGGCTCTCCCGCGCCGGGGGTCAGCTCCGGCGAAGCCCTGGCGGAGATGGAGCGCCTGGCCGATCAGTTGCCCCCCGGCTTTGCGCTGGAATGGACCGGCCTGTCGCTGGAGGAACGCGATTCCGGCAACCAGGCGGCGTTGCTTTACGGGCTTTCACTGGCGGCGATCTTCCTGTCGCTGGCCGCCTTGTACGAAAGCTGGACGATCCCCTTCGCGGTCATGCTGGCGATGCCGATCGGGGTGCTTGGTGCGCTGGTTGGGGCCTGGCTTGGCGGATTTGAAAACGGGGTCTTCTTCCAGGTCGGCCTGCTGACGGTGATCGGCCTGACAGGGAAGAACGCGATCCTGATCGTGGAATTCGCCCGCGAAAGGCTGCAGGACGGCGAAGACCTGCTGACCGCCACGATCGAGGCCGCGCGCCTGCGGTTCCGTCCGATCATCATGACCTCCATGGCCTTCTCGCTTGGGGTGCTGCCGCTGGTTCTGTCGACCGGCGCCGGGGCCGGCGGGCGCAATGCCATCGGGGCGGGGGTGCTGGCGGGTACGATCTCGGCCACGGTGCTGGGGGTGCTCTTCGTGCCGCTGTTCTTCGTGATCGTCATGCGACTGTTCGGATCCCGCAAGGTCCGGCAAGAGGCCCGCGCGGCGGCGCGCGCCGGCTGA
- a CDS encoding RidA family protein, whose protein sequence is MSTPKLPLSKLRRLGDTIYLSGELGFDDAGKIPEGIEAQTTNCLNRIKATLEAEGLSLASVVSCTCYLTDAGDFAAFNKIYAETFADPLPVRTTVQSGLMIDAKLEITVIAQA, encoded by the coding sequence ATGAGCACCCCGAAACTGCCCCTTTCCAAGCTGCGCCGCCTCGGCGACACGATCTATCTGTCAGGCGAACTGGGCTTTGACGACGCAGGCAAGATCCCCGAGGGGATCGAGGCCCAGACCACCAATTGCCTGAACCGCATCAAGGCGACGCTGGAAGCCGAGGGGCTGAGCCTGGCAAGCGTCGTTTCCTGCACCTGCTACCTGACCGACGCGGGCGATTTCGCGGCTTTCAACAAGATCTATGCAGAGACCTTCGCCGATCCTTTGCCGGTGCGCACCACGGTGCAAAGCGGGCTGATGATCGACGCGAAGCTCGAGATCACGGTCATCGCCCAGGCATGA
- a CDS encoding ribulokinase: MTYVAGADFGTLSVRVTLMECDSGQTVASVAESYPLHRDPADPLIARQSHADHMAALVRATRAAITAAGIDGNDVAAFAADTTGSSVVIVDEALQPLADYYLWADHSAHAEAKEITALAREEGLPALDWCGGTYSHEWGYAKLLHFLRHNPDKRDRVATALEHCDMVTATLSGLRAVADVPRSVCAMGHKWMWNPEWGGYPAQDFLSRVDPLLDGINEKLQGRFGRAPEIAGHLAPEWASRMGLKPGIPIPFGAFDAHWDALGSGGQMGDVVNVVGTSTCFIAIAPADVRPVPGICGVVPGSVTPDSAGIEAGQSATGDIFEAIARRAGRDLPDLMQGLDSYRPGQTGLLRLPWDNGDRTVLVRSDLGGITLGWDLGHGAEDELHAAIEGMAMHTRIVHERMATCGMAIDRVINGGGIPQKNDVLNQVYADVLNRPVLVPQSSPTGVGSCIMASVACGALPDIATAQTRLAPQARVFTPRPAAVAAYDELFDLFRDVYMGFGAGAPVELGRVMPRLRAFRLGT, translated from the coding sequence ATGACCTATGTTGCCGGCGCCGATTTCGGCACGCTCAGCGTGCGCGTCACCCTGATGGAGTGCGACAGCGGCCAGACCGTCGCCTCGGTCGCGGAAAGCTATCCGTTGCACCGCGATCCCGCTGATCCGCTGATCGCGCGCCAGTCACACGCCGATCACATGGCCGCCCTGGTCCGCGCCACCCGTGCGGCCATCACCGCCGCCGGGATTGACGGGAACGACGTCGCCGCCTTTGCCGCCGATACCACCGGATCGAGCGTAGTGATCGTCGACGAGGCACTGCAGCCGCTGGCCGATTACTATCTCTGGGCCGACCATTCCGCCCATGCAGAGGCCAAGGAAATCACCGCCCTGGCCCGTGAAGAAGGTTTGCCGGCGCTCGACTGGTGCGGCGGAACCTATTCCCATGAATGGGGCTATGCGAAACTGCTGCATTTCCTGCGCCACAACCCCGACAAGCGGGACCGGGTCGCAACCGCGCTGGAACATTGCGACATGGTGACCGCGACCCTTTCGGGCCTGCGCGCGGTGGCGGATGTCCCGCGCTCGGTTTGTGCCATGGGGCACAAGTGGATGTGGAACCCGGAATGGGGCGGCTACCCCGCACAGGATTTCCTGTCCCGTGTCGATCCCCTGCTCGACGGGATCAACGAAAAGCTTCAGGGCCGCTTTGGCCGCGCACCGGAAATTGCCGGTCATCTCGCCCCCGAATGGGCCTCTCGGATGGGGCTGAAGCCCGGTATCCCGATCCCCTTCGGCGCGTTCGATGCCCATTGGGACGCGCTTGGCAGCGGTGGACAGATGGGCGACGTGGTCAATGTGGTGGGCACCTCGACCTGTTTCATCGCCATCGCCCCTGCGGATGTGCGCCCGGTGCCAGGCATCTGCGGCGTCGTCCCCGGCAGCGTCACCCCCGACAGCGCCGGGATCGAGGCCGGACAATCCGCCACCGGTGACATATTCGAGGCCATCGCCCGGCGGGCCGGGCGCGACCTGCCCGACCTGATGCAGGGGCTGGACAGCTACCGCCCCGGACAGACCGGTCTGCTGCGCCTGCCCTGGGACAATGGCGACCGCACCGTGCTGGTGCGCTCCGACCTTGGCGGGATCACGCTTGGCTGGGACCTGGGCCATGGCGCGGAGGACGAGTTGCACGCAGCGATCGAGGGCATGGCGATGCACACCCGCATCGTCCACGAGCGGATGGCGACCTGCGGCATGGCGATTGACCGGGTCATCAATGGCGGCGGCATTCCCCAGAAGAACGACGTGCTGAACCAGGTCTATGCCGATGTACTGAACCGGCCCGTGCTGGTGCCGCAAAGCTCGCCCACCGGGGTCGGGTCCTGCATCATGGCCTCGGTCGCCTGCGGGGCCCTGCCCGATATCGCCACCGCGCAGACCCGGCTGGCACCGCAAGCCCGCGTCTTTACGCCCCGGCCCGCAGCGGTCGCAGCCTATGACGAATTGTTCGACCTGTTCCGGGACGTCTACATGGGCTTCGGTGCCGGTGCGCCGGTGGAACTGGGCCGCGTAATGCCCCGGCTCAGGGCCTTCCGACTCGGGACGTAA
- a CDS encoding ABC transporter substrate-binding protein, producing MHLTKTLMLGTALAMTMTGGLSTAAQAQDKTLESVGISVGLLGNPFFVATIKGIEDRAHEINPDVDITSVSADYDLNKQVSQIDSFIAKGVDIIMLNAVDEEAIAPAVMRAKKAGIVIAAFDVSAPGADVTVMTDNIAAGQKACEYIVDQLNGEGNVAIIKGPSSSSLNDRFQGCSDVFAANDGITVLSDDQNGQGSRDGGLQVMQGLLTRFDDIDAVFGANDPMALGAQLAAKQLGRTDLIITGVDGAPDTEESLADPDSLFKASASQDPYTMAGQALDLGYELFLGNTPEEPTILIEPMLITADNLADYKGWTAKR from the coding sequence ATGCACCTTACCAAAACTCTCATGCTGGGCACGGCCCTTGCGATGACCATGACCGGTGGCCTGTCTACCGCGGCACAGGCCCAGGACAAGACGCTGGAAAGCGTCGGTATCTCGGTCGGCCTGCTGGGCAACCCGTTCTTCGTCGCCACCATCAAGGGCATCGAAGACCGCGCCCACGAGATCAATCCCGATGTCGACATCACCTCGGTCTCGGCGGATTACGATCTGAACAAGCAGGTCAGCCAGATCGACAGCTTCATCGCCAAGGGCGTCGACATCATCATGCTGAACGCCGTCGACGAAGAGGCCATCGCCCCGGCCGTCATGCGCGCCAAGAAGGCCGGCATCGTGATCGCCGCCTTCGACGTTTCCGCCCCCGGCGCGGATGTCACCGTGATGACCGACAACATCGCCGCCGGTCAGAAGGCCTGCGAATACATCGTCGATCAGCTGAACGGCGAAGGCAATGTCGCCATCATCAAGGGCCCGTCCTCGTCGTCGCTGAACGACCGTTTCCAGGGCTGCTCGGATGTCTTCGCGGCCAATGACGGCATCACCGTGCTGTCGGATGACCAGAACGGCCAGGGGTCGCGCGACGGTGGTCTGCAGGTCATGCAGGGTCTGCTGACCCGGTTCGACGACATCGACGCCGTCTTCGGTGCCAACGACCCGATGGCCCTTGGCGCGCAACTGGCCGCCAAGCAACTGGGACGGACCGACCTGATCATCACCGGCGTCGACGGCGCACCGGATACCGAGGAAAGCCTTGCCGACCCGGATTCGCTGTTCAAGGCCTCGGCCTCGCAGGATCCCTACACCATGGCCGGCCAGGCGCTGGACCTCGGGTATGAGCTGTTCCTGGGCAACACCCCCGAAGAACCGACGATCCTGATCGAGCCGATGCTGATCACCGCCGACAACCTTGCCGACTACAAGGGCTGGACCGCCAAGCGCTAA
- a CDS encoding NAD(P)/FAD-dependent oxidoreductase: MTEILVLGAGMVGVSTALALQARGHAVTLVDRRPPGQETSHGNAGIIQVEAAEPYAMPRDLVTLLRYGLGRSNDLTYSLAGVGAMAPALWRYFRASAPARHKVASASYSLLTRRANRDHQPLIAASGSENLITRDGLAVLLRDRATLDAAAAEAEHLRAEYAVGSRIVDGAAWRAEEPALRLTPAGVVHYTDCWSVSDPGGLTAAYGALFERLGGRFLLADSDGLERRDGGWRLDTPEGAVDAEQAVICLGPWSGVFLRRFGLRVPMILKRGYHAHYDAPLRPRRPFVDAAHGVVLSNMRKGLRMTSGAAIVAQDAVAAPRQLTRAEAAVDPLIELGPRVEEPQWFGSRPCLPGMLPMVGALPGQPGLWANFGHGHQGFTLGPTTAALLAEAMAGEGGALHDVLSPATQLG; this comes from the coding sequence ATGACGGAGATCCTTGTTCTTGGCGCCGGGATGGTCGGTGTCTCCACGGCGCTGGCGCTGCAGGCGCGCGGCCATGCGGTGACGCTGGTCGACCGGCGGCCGCCGGGGCAGGAAACCAGCCATGGCAATGCCGGGATCATTCAGGTCGAGGCCGCCGAACCCTATGCCATGCCACGCGATCTGGTGACGCTGCTGCGCTATGGTCTGGGACGCAGCAATGACCTGACCTATTCGCTTGCCGGTGTCGGGGCCATGGCCCCGGCGCTGTGGCGGTATTTCCGTGCTTCGGCGCCAGCCCGGCACAAGGTGGCCTCGGCCAGTTACAGCCTGTTGACCCGGCGGGCCAATCGCGATCACCAGCCGCTGATCGCTGCCTCGGGGTCGGAAAATCTGATCACCCGTGACGGTCTGGCCGTCCTGCTGCGCGACAGGGCCACCCTTGATGCCGCCGCGGCGGAGGCAGAGCATCTGCGGGCCGAATATGCCGTCGGTTCGCGGATCGTGGACGGCGCCGCCTGGCGGGCCGAGGAACCGGCCCTGCGCCTGACTCCGGCGGGCGTCGTGCATTACACCGACTGCTGGAGCGTCTCGGATCCCGGCGGGCTGACGGCCGCCTATGGTGCGCTCTTCGAAAGGCTCGGGGGGCGTTTCCTGCTGGCCGATTCCGATGGCCTCGAGCGGCGCGACGGCGGCTGGCGCCTCGATACCCCTGAGGGCGCGGTGGATGCGGAACAGGCCGTGATCTGCCTCGGTCCCTGGTCCGGGGTCTTCCTGCGGCGCTTCGGCCTGCGGGTGCCGATGATCCTGAAGCGCGGTTATCACGCCCATTACGACGCGCCCCTGCGCCCGCGCCGCCCCTTCGTGGACGCGGCGCATGGGGTGGTTCTGTCGAACATGCGCAAGGGGCTCCGGATGACCAGCGGCGCGGCCATCGTGGCGCAGGATGCCGTCGCTGCCCCGCGTCAGCTGACCCGCGCCGAAGCCGCCGTCGACCCCCTGATCGAGCTTGGCCCGCGTGTCGAGGAACCGCAATGGTTCGGCTCCCGTCCCTGTTTGCCGGGGATGTTGCCGATGGTGGGGGCCTTGCCGGGCCAGCCGGGCCTCTGGGCGAATTTCGGGCATGGGCATCAGGGCTTTACCCTTGGTCCGACCACCGCTGCCCTGCTGGCCGAAGCCATGGCGGGCGAAGGCGGCGCGCTGCATGACGTGTTGAGCCCCGCAACCCAGCTGGGCTGA
- a CDS encoding TetR/AcrR family transcriptional regulator — MLQKKDDRHIAPSCGRNTSRSGCRMRGRPVVYSPDERRQLILDAVDSLFGAGGVRMLTISAIARESGMSRRTLYDIFGDRDSLLLAYMERLVAQCLQPLEADKHDLPLEARLRLLLTPRQRNGSWDLPLAILRQAMLCSADTPEIGRRCLEIGPGRFRTLIREELERGVARGELPATLDTDAAAALLRDMIQVPVLEVLLDDACRPDDAVTDARLDLGLRVFLGGIAAGV; from the coding sequence ATGCTGCAAAAGAAAGACGACCGGCACATTGCGCCGTCCTGCGGGCGAAATACGTCGCGCAGCGGTTGCCGCATGCGGGGCCGGCCAGTGGTCTATTCGCCGGACGAGCGACGTCAGCTGATCCTTGATGCAGTGGACAGCCTGTTCGGCGCGGGCGGCGTTCGGATGCTGACCATCAGCGCCATTGCCCGTGAATCCGGCATGTCGCGACGGACCCTCTATGACATCTTCGGGGATCGCGATTCCCTGCTGCTGGCTTATATGGAACGTCTTGTTGCGCAATGCCTGCAACCGCTGGAAGCCGACAAGCACGACCTGCCCCTGGAAGCCCGCCTGCGTTTGTTGCTGACTCCGCGCCAGCGCAACGGCAGCTGGGACCTGCCGCTGGCGATTCTGCGGCAGGCGATGCTGTGCAGCGCCGATACGCCCGAAATCGGCCGCCGTTGCCTTGAAATCGGCCCGGGCCGATTTCGGACCCTGATCCGCGAGGAGTTGGAGCGCGGCGTGGCGCGCGGGGAACTGCCCGCGACCCTGGATACCGACGCGGCAGCGGCGCTGCTGCGCGACATGATCCAGGTCCCCGTGCTGGAGGTCCTGCTGGACGATGCCTGCCGCCCGGATGACGCGGTGACCGACGCCCGGCTGGATCTTGGGCTGCGGGTCTTCCTGGGCGGCATCGCTGCCGGGGTCTGA
- a CDS encoding efflux RND transporter periplasmic adaptor subunit — protein sequence MARIFTGCRPAALLVLAAMAGSAMPLPGQAQGMPPATVTVVTMQPQSLTLTSTLPGRVRASAESEVRPQVNGIIIERLFAEGTRVEAGDILYRIDPTTYEAGVAQAAASLSQAEAQLGATEREYVRAQELSTRGVSSEQALDDALSARDSARAAVEVARAQLRATQIELDRTEIRAQLGGQIGLSEVSQGALVTASQTTALATIRRLDPVHVDVTQSAADLLAWRRGSGATHARDDSVEVSLTLADGSIYEHTGLLTAAEPHVDEQTGVIQLRMEFDNPDEFLLPGMYVQVEMPTNTVEGVFLAPQEGVSRDRGGNPTALVVNAEGVVEPRNLTVLQDNGNTWVVSEGLTAGDRIIVEGLQKVAPGATVNVEERADPATEAADTPSDASAAPAATHD from the coding sequence ATGGCCCGAATTTTTACTGGCTGCCGCCCGGCCGCCCTGCTGGTGCTGGCCGCGATGGCCGGTTCCGCGATGCCGCTTCCGGGGCAGGCGCAGGGCATGCCCCCCGCCACGGTCACCGTGGTCACGATGCAACCGCAAAGCCTGACCCTGACGTCGACCCTGCCCGGTCGCGTCCGTGCCTCGGCCGAAAGCGAGGTGCGCCCTCAGGTCAACGGGATCATCATCGAACGGTTGTTTGCCGAAGGCACGCGGGTCGAGGCGGGCGATATCCTTTACCGGATCGACCCCACGACCTACGAAGCCGGCGTGGCTCAGGCCGCGGCCTCGCTGTCGCAGGCCGAAGCCCAGCTTGGCGCCACCGAGCGGGAATATGTCCGCGCCCAGGAACTGAGCACGCGTGGCGTCTCAAGCGAACAGGCGCTGGATGATGCCCTGTCCGCCCGCGACAGCGCCAGGGCCGCCGTCGAAGTGGCCCGCGCCCAGTTGCGTGCCACACAGATCGAGTTGGACCGGACCGAGATCCGTGCCCAGCTTGGCGGCCAGATCGGCCTGTCGGAGGTCAGCCAGGGTGCGCTGGTCACTGCCAGCCAGACCACGGCGCTGGCCACCATCCGGCGGCTTGATCCGGTGCATGTCGACGTGACGCAATCCGCTGCTGACCTGCTGGCCTGGCGGCGCGGCTCCGGCGCCACCCATGCGCGCGACGACAGTGTCGAGGTCTCGCTGACCCTGGCGGATGGCAGCATCTATGAACACACCGGCCTGCTGACCGCCGCCGAACCCCATGTCGATGAACAGACCGGGGTGATCCAGTTGCGGATGGAATTCGACAACCCCGACGAATTCCTGCTGCCGGGTATGTACGTCCAGGTCGAGATGCCGACCAATACCGTGGAGGGCGTGTTTCTGGCGCCTCAGGAAGGCGTGTCGCGGGACCGCGGCGGCAATCCGACCGCGCTTGTGGTCAATGCCGAAGGCGTCGTTGAGCCGCGCAACCTGACCGTCTTGCAGGACAACGGCAATACCTGGGTCGTGTCCGAAGGGCTGACCGCCGGAGACCGCATCATCGTCGAAGGGCTTCAGAAGGTCGCGCCGGGCGCGACGGTCAATGTCGAAGAACGCGCCGATCCGGCAACCGAGGCTGCCGATACCCCGTCTGATGCCTCTGCGGCCCCCGCCGCGACGCACGACTGA
- a CDS encoding ABC transporter permease subunit, giving the protein MSNIADPQEPRRGFDTKAMIRALGMLPVLILLAIGFQLLTGKFLSVNNLSIVMQQASINVVLAAGMTFVILTGGIDLSVGSILAASAMGAMIVSLVPGLGWVGILAGVGLGLIFGLANGALIALLALPPFIVTLGSLTAVRGVARLMGNDTTVFNGQLPFAVIGNGSVLGIPILALIALAVIIVSWFILRRTVLGTWIYAVGGNQEAARLTGIKVSLVLMFVYGASGLLSGLGGVMSAARLYAANGLQLGQAYELDAIAAVILGGTSFVGGVGSIWGTLVGALIIAVLSNGLILTGVSDIWQFIIKGLVIIAAVSLDRYRLQGNGRT; this is encoded by the coding sequence ATGAGCAATATCGCTGATCCGCAAGAGCCGCGGCGCGGTTTCGACACGAAGGCCATGATCAGGGCGCTCGGCATGTTGCCGGTGCTGATCCTGCTGGCCATCGGGTTCCAGCTTCTGACAGGCAAGTTCCTGTCGGTGAACAACCTGTCCATCGTCATGCAGCAGGCTTCGATCAACGTCGTGCTGGCGGCAGGGATGACATTCGTCATCCTGACCGGCGGCATCGACCTGTCCGTCGGCTCGATCCTGGCGGCGTCGGCCATGGGAGCGATGATCGTGTCGCTGGTGCCGGGCCTCGGCTGGGTCGGCATTCTGGCCGGCGTCGGGCTGGGCCTGATCTTTGGTCTGGCGAACGGGGCGCTGATCGCCCTGCTGGCGCTGCCGCCCTTCATCGTCACGCTGGGGTCGCTGACGGCGGTGCGCGGGGTCGCGCGGCTGATGGGCAACGACACCACGGTCTTCAACGGGCAACTGCCTTTCGCCGTGATCGGCAACGGCTCGGTCCTCGGCATTCCGATCCTGGCGCTGATCGCGCTGGCGGTCATCATCGTCTCCTGGTTCATCCTGCGGCGCACGGTGCTGGGCACCTGGATCTATGCCGTCGGCGGCAACCAGGAAGCCGCCCGGCTGACCGGCATCAAGGTGTCGCTGGTGCTGATGTTCGTCTACGGCGCCTCGGGTCTGCTGTCGGGCCTTGGCGGCGTCATGTCCGCCGCCCGGCTTTACGCGGCCAACGGCCTGCAGCTTGGCCAGGCATACGAGCTTGACGCCATCGCGGCCGTCATCCTTGGCGGGACCAGCTTTGTCGGCGGCGTCGGCTCCATCTGGGGCACGCTGGTCGGGGCGCTGATCATCGCCGTCCTGTCAAATGGCCTGATCCTGACCGGTGTCTCGGACATCTGGCAGTTCATCATCAAGGGCCTTGTCATCATCGCTGCGGTGTCCCTGGACCGCTACCGCCTGCAGGGCAATGGCCGCACGTGA
- the araD gene encoding L-ribulose-5-phosphate 4-epimerase AraD, giving the protein MILDALKADVLNANLATVRHGLVKATFGNASGIDRDSGLIAIKPSGVPYEEMTPEHMVICDLDGRPRDNRFRPSSDLDTHLALYRAFDGIGAVIHTHSTFATIMAQAQHPIIPLGTTHADYFHGEIPVTRNLTPQEIETRYVAATGDVIVEAFAGRDPLEVPAALVAGHGPFVWGETLEMAVLNAMILEEVAKMAWHALTIAPAVGPISKSLLDRHYSRKHGANATYGQN; this is encoded by the coding sequence ATGATCCTCGATGCCCTGAAAGCCGACGTCCTGAATGCGAACCTTGCCACGGTCCGTCACGGGCTGGTCAAGGCGACCTTCGGCAACGCCAGCGGCATCGACCGGGACAGCGGCCTGATCGCCATCAAGCCAAGCGGCGTCCCCTACGAGGAAATGACCCCCGAACACATGGTGATCTGCGATCTGGACGGCCGGCCCCGCGACAACCGTTTCCGCCCGTCTTCGGACCTGGACACGCACCTGGCCCTTTACCGGGCCTTCGACGGCATCGGGGCCGTCATCCACACCCATTCGACCTTTGCGACGATCATGGCCCAGGCCCAGCATCCGATCATCCCGCTTGGCACGACGCACGCCGATTACTTTCACGGCGAGATCCCGGTGACCCGCAACCTGACCCCGCAAGAGATCGAGACCCGCTATGTCGCCGCCACCGGCGATGTCATCGTCGAGGCCTTTGCGGGCCGCGACCCGCTCGAGGTCCCGGCAGCCCTGGTCGCCGGGCACGGGCCCTTCGTCTGGGGCGAGACCCTCGAAATGGCCGTGCTGAACGCGATGATCCTGGAAGAGGTTGCCAAGATGGCCTGGCATGCGCTGACCATAGCGCCTGCGGTCGGGCCGATTTCCAAAAGCCTGCTGGACCGGCATTACAGCCGCAAGCATGGGGCCAATGCGACCTATGGCCAGAACTGA